From one Gossypium hirsutum isolate 1008001.06 chromosome D08, Gossypium_hirsutum_v2.1, whole genome shotgun sequence genomic stretch:
- the LOC107899060 gene encoding uncharacterized protein encodes MMFQTPNSHESSQHGQALDPHEPQGYPEDYDSTCSTPYVSAPSSPGRAPGPGSINGGFFYSAPASPMHFAMTSVASIVSSTRPSSPDNLVPLGFEFEFSGRFGSSGLGQTGSMSSADELFLNGQIKPMKLSTHLERPQVLAPLLDLEHEEDEENEDVDNKARGRDLRLRDKSLRRRTRSMSPLRNDQNMCLDKGLSTQKADSKNHDDEEMYNETSASMSASSSRSSSAGRSSKRWVFLKDFLRSKSEGRSNNKFWSTISFSPTKEKKPGTKTSACVIQQSKEKPSNVSNGVSENQRSIKSKPVNGIGKGKRRVPPSPHELHYTANRAQAEEMRKKTFLPYKQGLFGCLSFSSKGYGAMNGLARALNPVSSS; translated from the coding sequence ATGATGTTTCAAACCCCAAACAGCCATGAATCAAGCCAACATGGCCAAGCCTTAGACCCCCATGAGCCCCAAGGTTACCCTGAAGACTATGATAGCACCTGTTCCACACCCTATGTTAGTGCTCCTTCAAGCCCTGGCCGGGCACCTGGACCAGGATCCATCAATGGCGGGTTCTTTTATAGTGCACCAGCTAGCCCTATGCACTTCGCAATGACCTCAGTAGCTTCAATTGTGTCCTCAACCCGACCATCCTCCCCTGATAACTTAGTGCCTCTAGGTTTTGAGTTTGAGTTCTCTGGGAGATTTGGGTCTTCAGGGTTGGGTCAAACAGGGTCCATGAGCTCAGCTGATGAACTTTTCTTGAATGGACAAATCAAACCTATGAAGCTATCCACTCATTTGGAAAGACCTCAGGTTTTGGCTCCTTTGTTGGATCTTGaacatgaagaagatgaagaaaatgaaGATGTTGATAACAAAGCAAGAGGCAGAGATCTAAGGCTAAGGGATAAGTCTTTAAGGAGAAGAACAAGATCCATGTCCCCTTTAAGAAATGACCAAAACATGTGCTTGGATAAAGGTTTAAGCACGCAAAAAGCTGACAGCAAGAACCATGATGATGAAGAGATGTATAATGAAACAAGTGCTTCAATGTCAGCTTCTTCTTCAAGGTCTTCTTCAGCTGGGAGAAGCTCAAAGAGATGGGTTTTCTTGAAAGATTTCCTAAGGAGCAAAAGTGAAGGGAGAAGCAACAATAAGTTCTGGTCCACCATTTCATTCTCTCCaactaaagaaaagaaacctGGGACCAAAACCAGTGCTTGTGTGATTCAGCAATCTAAAGAGAAGCCAAGCAATGTGTCAAATGGGGTATCAGAGAATCAAAGGAGCATTAAGAGTAAGCCTGTGAATGGGATAGGGAAAGGGAAGAGGAGGGTTCCACCATCACCACATGAGTTGCATTACACAGCAAATAGAGCACAGGCTGAAGAAATGAGGAAGAAGACCTTTTTGCCTTATAAGCAAGGCTTATTTGGGTGCTTGAGTTTTAGTTCAAAAGGTTATGGTGCCATGAATGGCTTAGCTAGAGCTTTGAATCCAGTTTCCTCCAGCTAA
- the LOC107898133 gene encoding uncharacterized protein, whose protein sequence is MEDFRHSSHHTTTGGSGGRNFEIIDANMFKYVNKVFFGRTHPSYGPSLFNQNPIDKKKKTRSSSSSSSIRSWFNEPKMKRKMRLTKYKMYALEGKIKDSLKKGKKWIKKKYCKLVHGF, encoded by the coding sequence ATGGAAGATTTCCGGCACTCTTCCCACCATACGACGACTGGTGGAAGTGGCGGCCGGAACTTCGAAATCATTGATGCCAACATGTTCAAATATGTAAACAAAGTTTTCTTCGGTCGAACTCACCCATCCTATGGTCCTTCTCTATTCAATCAAAACCCGATcgacaaaaagaaaaagacacGGTCGTCGTCGTCATCGTCGTCGATCAGGTCGTGGTTCAATGAACCGAAGATGAAAAGAAAGATGAGACTTACCAAGTATAAGATGTATGCCCTTGAAGGGAAGATCAAGGATTCATTGAAGAAAGGGAAAAAATGGATCAAGAAGAAATATTGTAAACTTGTGCATGGTTTTTAA